DNA sequence from the Eubacterium sp. 1001713B170207_170306_E7 genome:
TGGAGAGAGCAAGCATCAGCTTTAGAGAAGAAGAGACAGGTGTGGGGGCAGTGCCCGCAGGCCGCTTTTTTCTTCCTTAAGGTAAAAGGCTTTGTCTCTCGAGGCTTTTTGACACATAAAGAGGACGTATGGAGCCGTCCTCTTTTTTGTGTCTGAAATTCTTGAAGCTTTCTTGAATTATTATTTTTAACAGGCATGTTAAAATAGAATAAAATTCATAAAGCTTTTCCTGAATAAGGGAAAGATATGGGAGGTAAAGATGAAAAAGAAATTCAGAGAGCGTTTGCGACGTATCCTGTCCGCAGTGGTTATTCCGGCGGCGCTGGTCTGCTCAAGCGTTCCGGCCCTTGCGGAAGCAGCCCCTGCCGCGGCGGCGGAGGAGCCGGCGGCCAGCCAGAATACGGAAGCGGTACCAGCCGCGCGAACGGCTGATTCCGCTGTGCCAAACGCGGACAGCGCCCTGGCACAGAGTGTGGAGGACGCTTTAAAAGGAGCCGACGAGTCCGAAGCCCCGGCAGCGGCAGCCACGCCGGAGAGCGAAGAGGCTCAGGCGGCGGGAACGCCGGTGTGCGCTGTGGCCACCGGGGCCCAGAGCCGACAGGCGGGCGCGGAGGTCACCTACGATACCCTGGAGGAAGCCTTTGCTGCCATAACAGCCGGGCAGACCGCCACCATTACCCTGACCGGGGACGCGGTGGTAGAGAATACCATTGTGGTTCATGGCAAGGTGACCCTGACGGCAAGCGGCGACTATACGGTCAGACAAAGCCTGGAGACGGCGTCGCGGAGTTTGTTTACCATCATGGAGGATAACCAGCTGACGGTTGACGGCGGCGGCCATAATATTACACTGGCAGCCCCGGAAGAGATCGGAGGAGGGGTTATTAATGTCTGGAACAACAGTGTCTTAAACCTGAAAGCCGGCGTCACCGTTGAAAACTGCGATATTAACGTGAAAAATGACGCCAGCCTGAACGTGACCGGCGCGGTGATCACCGAGACATCAGACAAGGAGAATCCGGCGGTTGTGGGCATTTCGGACAACGCAGCCCTGAAAGCCACGGGCGCGGCCCTGCCAATTGTGGGTATTTTGGATGAGAACGCCGCTTCTTTTGACGGCTGCCAGGTATTTGCCATTGCGAACTGCAGCCCGAACGTGCAGATACACGGCTCGTCGGTCGGCACGATTGAAAACCACGGTACGGATCTGCGGATCAGCGACTCGTCGGTCGATAACCTGTTAAACATCGTACTTACCGCCCAGTTTACCCTGTCTGGGAAAACCGATATTGCGTACATCATGCTGGCAAAAAACCCCATCATACTCGCTGAGGATTTCAGCAGCAGCGTGGTCAGCAGGGTTTACGCGGCCTATCCTTTAATATTTGACAACCCGGCCGTGTTGGCCGAGGCGGTATCGGGCGCGCTGAGTCCGGAGGCGGCCAACTGCTTTTGTTATCAGCTGGAGGGGAATAGGGACGCACAAACCTACACGCCCTATCTGAAGAACGGCAGGCTGGAAACCGCCAGCGTGACAAACACCAATGTGTCGGTCAGGGTCGAGCATAATAATTACCCTTACACCGGCAGAGACCCCCAGGCCGAGGGCGGGCTCGGCAAGGTTACCATCACAGTGACGGACGAGGACGGCAAGGTGGTTACACCGGCTGCCGACAAGCTGACCACGACCTACACCCACTATTCGGATGTGCTTGAGACGCCGCCGACTATTCCGGGGGATTACTCGCTCAACGTGAGCTACGCCGGCGAGGAAAACCGCGATACCCAGACACTCACCCGCGGCAGCTCAGACGCAGCCGCCTTCATCATCACAAGAGCTGAGCTGAAAGGCGCTTTCGTGAGCTTCCCATCTGAGATTTCCGTCTCCCAGGGCAGTGTGTCCGCGGAGTTCAAATCCGCAGAGGGCATTGACGCCGCTCTGCTGAAGCTGAGCTACACCTGGACCCTCACCGATAAAGACGGGACAGCCGCCGCCGTCAACGGCGATACCCTGGAGCTGACCAAGGCGGATATCGGCAAGACCGTTCAGGTCACTGTCGAAGATACCAGCGGTTTCTACTATGATGCGGTCACCAGCAGCTCCTTTACCATCGGCGGGGTGGCTACCAGTGTCCGGATCGACGGGCTGAGCAATGATCCGGGTTCCAATTACTTTGAGTCCAACGACGCCCTGCAGGCTCTGCTGGCAAAGGACCGGGCCGTCCTCGTGACCTACCTGGACCCGGACGGCTATCAGAACATCGCCTGGGACAAGGACGAGATCAGCCTGGAGTATTACAGCACCGAGGATGACAGGCGGCTGGAGCAGGCGCCCACCGAGCCGGGAACCTACAGCCTGAGTGTGGCCTTCACCCCGAACGCCGCCCATGAGGCTGAGGACCTCCGGGGCACCCGCGTCTCGTACACCTATACCCTGATGATGCCCACCACCACCGAGATCAAGGCTTCAGCCCTGAGGGACAGCTACGACGTGTCGGATACCCAGGGCCTGGAAAAAGACCTGCAAAAAGCCACCACCGTCAGGGATAAGGACGGCCGGATCCTCAAGGTTGACCAGGACAGCGGCCTGCTGAGCTTTGAAGCTTACAGCGATGCAGAGGGAAAAAACACCGCCCAGACTCCCGCGGCGGGCACTTACTACGTGCGCGCATTCTACAACCGGGATGGCCAGGAAAAAGCCCATATCGCGAGCAGCAGCGGGCTGGTGAAAATCACGCTGACCCAGAGCGGCGCCGGCGGAGACACCACCAGTACCACTACGGGTACTAACACGGGCGCCGCCGCCGCTAACCCGGTGACCGGCACACCCGCAGGCGCAGGCATGTCCCTGCTGCTGTTGGCGGTGCTGGCCGGCGGGTCCGTACTGGTCCTTAAAAAACGCAGCTAAACAATGAAAAAACCCCCTGTGGCGTGCGCCGCAGCGGGTTTTTTTAATCCGGGAGGAAAACAGATTAGGACATGGGCAGGGAATCCCGGTTCAGCTTCGCGCCGTAAATGTACAGGCCCGGGACCACCAGGCCGAGCAGGGCGTAGAACACTGCGGAGGCGGTAAAGCCCGCTCCGGCCATGTTCACGATGGCGGCCAGGATGGAAATAATTAAGACAACAATACCAATTTTAAAGCATCCGTCCGCTTTGCCTGCTTTGTTACAGTTCTTAATCCCCATTACGCCCGCGATCAGCTGGATAATGGAGGCGATGAGGTACATGACCGCGATGGCGGTCACAGAAATGGCGCCAGCGCCGCTTCCCTGATCAAAAGCAGCAACGCCCATCAGCAGTGAGAGCAGTCCGTAGCTCACAACGCCGAGCAGGCCCCCGATGACCAGCAGAATGCCTGTGACCTTTAAATAATTCTTTCCTTTCATTTTGTTTCTCCTTTTTTTGATTTTAATGATATTTACTCTAAAGCAATATATAATTTATTATAGTATAATGAATCATTCAGAACAATGTTTTTACCATAAACGTTTGTTTTTTACCGGATTAAAGGACGCTGTCCGGCCCTAAACACCTGCAAACGATAAAACATTGCTTAAAAACAGGGATTAGGGTAAAATAAAATCAAATGATACGAAAATGAGGAGGAATTCCGATGGGGATCAATTTAAAAGGCCGTAATTTCCTGACACTCAAGGATTTTACGCCAGAAGAAATAAACTTTTTGTTAGACTACGCGGCCGCGCTGAAAAAGAAGAAAAAAGAAGGCCGCGCGGGCCGGCTGCTGGCCGGAAAGAACATTGTGCTGCTGTTTGAGAAAACATCTACCCGTACCCGCTGCGCCTTTGAGGTCGCCGGGTTTGACGAGGGCGCCTGCGTCACCTTTCTGACCAACAGCCAGATGGGCAAAAAGGAATCCATCGAGGACACCGCCAAAGTGCTGGGCCGCTTTTACGACGGCATCGAGTTCCGCGGCTTTAAGCAGGAAACCGTGGAGGCTCTGGCCGAGTTCTCCGGCGTGCCGGTCTGGAACGGCCTGACCGACACCTACCACCCGACCCAGATTCTGGCCGATATGCTCACCATTCAGGAAAACTTCGGCGGGCTGGCGGGCCGCCGCCTGGTTTATGTGGGTGACGCCCGCAACAACATGGGCAACTCCCTGATGATCGGCTGCGCCAAGCTGGGCATGCACTTTGTGGCTGTCGCGCCAAAGGTGCTGTTTCCGGAAGAAGCTCTGGTCGAAGAAATGCGCGCTATCTGTGAGGAAACCGGCGGCAGCATCACCCTGACCGACGACATTCAGGAGGGCGTTAAGGGCGCGGACGCCATCTACACCGACGTATGGGTCTCCATGGGCGAGGAGGATCAGATGGCTGAGCGTATCGAGCTCTTAAAGCCCTATCAGGTCAACGCCGAGATGATGAAAGCCACCGGCAACCCGGACGCCATCTTCCTGCACTGCCTGCCCTCCTTCCACGACCTGAACACTGATGTGGCAAAGGACGTGCACGAGCGCTTTGGCCTGACCGAGCAGGAGGTCACCGACGAGGTGTTCAGAAGCCCGGCCTCAAAGGTTTTTGACGAAGCCGAGAACCGCATGCACACCATCAAGGCCGTCATGTGCGCCACCCTGGCCACCAACCAGGTGGACGCGGACGGAAAGCCCATCGTAGACTGACGAAATCAGCCGGCGGTCTTAGAGGATCGTTTAGAAAAACAAAGCAACCAGTTCTTAACACATAAAACGGAGGGAATTATGGAAATACAAAACATTACCAAGCTTCAGAACGGCTCGGATATCCGCGGGATTGCCATGGAAGGGGTCGAGGACGAGCACATCACCCTGACGCAGGACATGGCCATGAAGATCGCCTATTCTTTCAGTAAATGGCTGAAGGCCAGAACCGGAAAGGACAGCCTGAGCGTGGCGGTAGGGCGGGACAGCCGCCTGACCGGCCCGAACCTGGCCCAGGCAGTCTGCCTGGGGCTGGTTTCGGACGGCGGCCATGTGTACGACTGCGGCATCGCCACCACACCAGCCATGTTCATGACCACCCTGGACCCGGAGATGGACTGTGACGGCGCGGTCATGATCACGGCCAGCCACCTGCCCTTTAACCGCAACGGCATCAAGCTCTTTACCAGGGACGGCGGCCTGAACAAGGAAGACATCGCCGAGATTCTGGAGCAGGCAGAGACCATCGTCACGGAGTTCGCTGTTGGCGGCAGGCGTGAGGACTACGCCTTTATTCCGAAATACGCGGCCAATATCGTGCAGATCATCCGCGAGGCCACCAGGGAGGAAACACCCCTGTCGGGTGCACGCATCATCGTGGACGCGGGCAACGGCGCAGGCGGCTTTTTCGCGGAGGGTGTGCTGGCGCCGCTGGGCGCGGACACCCGGGGCAGCCAGTTTCTGGAGCCGGACGGCCACTTCCCCAACCATATCCCCAATCCGGAGGATCCGGACGCCATCGACGCGATCCGGAAAGCTGTGGTCGACAACCAGGCCGACATGGGCATTATCTTTGACACCGACGTGGACCGCTCTGCGGTCATCGACGAAAAGGGCGACGCCATCAACCGCAACGGCTTTATCGCGTTTATTGCCAGCATGCTGCTGGAACAATATCCCGGCAGCACCATCGTGACCGACTCCGTGACCTCCACGGGCCTCACCGAGTACATCGAGGGCCTTGGCGGGCACCACCACCGCTTTAAGCGCGGCTACAAGAATGTCATCAACGAGGCAGTCCGCCTGAACGAGCACGGCGTGGAAACCCACCTGGCCATGGAAACCAGCGGCCACGGGGCCATCCGGGAAAACTACTTCCTGGACGACGGCGCTTACCTGGTCACCATGGCGCTCATCAAGTTTGCCCAGCTGCACAAGGCAGGCAAGCCCTTATCGGTTTTCCTGAAAGACTTGAAGGAGCCCGCGGAGGCGAAGGAATACCGGTTCAAGATCGGGGCTGAGGACTTTAAGGCCTACGGCCAGGAAGTGCTGGACGGCTTCCGACAGTTTGCCGAGGACCAGCCTGGCTGGAGCATTGTGGAGCCCAACTTTGAGGGGATCCGCGTCAACTGCGGCCAGGACGCCGGCAATGGCTGGTGCCTGATGCGCATGTCTCTCCACGACCCCATTATCCCGCTGAACATCGAATCTGACGAGGTGGGCGGCTGTGAAAAGATCAAGGCCGCCATCGACACTTTCTTAAAAGACTACACAGAGCTGAAATAGTAAAAAGCCTGCCCGGTTATAGGGGCAGGCTTTTTTATGTCGGAAAAGTGGCACAGGGCGGGACTGCGCCTTTTATCCAGACAAGAAAAAGTGACCCGGCGCTATTGTTAACGGCCAGGAATCGAGCCGGTTTACCGGGACAGCCGGACATGAGTGAGAGAGGGGATAAACTTTAGTGAAGAAGATATAAGCGGATGGCAGTGCCCACAGGCCGACTTTTTCTTGCTTAGGTAAAAGGCTCCGTCCCTCGGAAAAGTGGCACAGGGCGGGACTGCACCTTTTATCCAGACAAGAAAAAATGACCCGGCGCTGTTGTTAACGGCCAGGAATCGAGCTGGTTTACGGGGACAGCCGGACATGAGTGAGAGAGGGGATAAACTTTAGTGAAGAAAATATAAGCGGATGGGCAGTGCCCGCAGGACGACTTTTTCTTGCTTAGGTAAAAGGCTCCGTCCCTCGCGGGTTTTTAAAGTTTAAGCCTGCCCGGTTATGGGGCAGGCTTTTTTAGTGGATTAGACGGCTTAACGGGCGCGTTTTTTCTGGATCAGGGCGGCGGACAGGAGCAGGGCCAGCAGGATGGCGCACGCGGCTGCGGGGCCCTGACTGGATAGGATACCGGTGCCGGCGTTTGACGGAGCCGGCGCTTCAGGTGTCGGGCTGTCCGGGGCGGGGTTGTCTGTGGGAATGGGGTTTTCTCCGGCCTGGGGGATGGTTTCCACCGCGGTGGAGCGGAAGATCATCTCATTCTGTGTGGTCGGCGAGCTGCCGAGCACATAGAACTGCCCGTTGTAGGCTGTGCCGGCCAGCTCGAGTACCAGATCCCCGGCCATGCGCTTGGGGGCGGGGATAAAGCCTTGGGTGCCTGAAAAGCTCAGCTTCCAGGTGTCGTAAAGCTTTTGGTCGACCTTTCCCTGGGCGCCGGCCAGCAGGACACCGTCCTTGACTGTGCCGGCGGTGTACACGGGCTTATCGGTGCCGGCCGGCGGCATAATATCCTGACGCAGAACCGTCGCGGCTCCGTTATTCAGGGCCTCGAGGGTCGTGTTGGTCACCATGTTCTGGGCGGTCTTATCCCAGGTAAAGCCACCGGTCAGGTAGACGGTGCCATCCTCGCTGTAGGCCGCTTTGCCAAAGGCACGTCCGCTTTCCAGGGTCCCGGTTTTTTTAAACTGTCCTTTATCGGGACGGATGCTGTAGATGTTGCGGGTGAACAGCTTGTCAAAATCAATGCCGGCAGCGTCCACACTGGTACCGCCGATGGTTTCATTCACGCGCTGGATAAGGGCTTCGGGGCTCTGGGCCGCCGGGCTTCTGAGCGCGCTGACCGTGCTGGCCGGCAGGGTGTCGGTCAGGCTGCTGAAGTCCATGCCGCCCGCCAGCACAAGGGTGTCGCCGCTGCAGGCGATGACCGGGCTCAGCAGGGGATTGAGGGCGTCGTGCTCAAAGAGCTCCCAGCGGTTGGTTTCGGGCGTATAAAGGGCCAGACAGAAATGGTTGTTGTCACTGCGCAGCGCTGTGGTCACCAGCTTGCCGTTCCAGGTGCAGGTTGAATCGGACAGGATAAAAGCGCCGCTGTTTTGGGTCGACAGCTTTTCCCAGGTTTTGGACTGGAGATCGTAACGCCAGACCAGGTTCTGCTGGGAATCACTCGTGACGCCCAGGTAGTACAGCTTTCCGTTCAGGGCGGTCAGGCTCTGGCCGGTCATGGTGTAAAAGTCATGCTGGTCTTTGACATCTGGCAGGGGCAGGCTGTTCTCGTAAAAGAGGCCGCTGTCAAACAGCTCAAAGACCTGGTGGCCGGAGAGGCCCCCGGCAGCGTGCGCCTGTGTCACCGTCACGGCTTTCTCGCCGCCGGCAAAGCCCTGGGGCAGCCGGATGCGCAGCAACGTGTCGCGCCATTCGAGAATATCCTCCGCGGTGACCGGGGTGTTTTCAATGGTGACGGTGCCGGGCTGGCTGCCAAAAAAGTACCCGTCGATGACCAGCTCGTTTTCGGACTCACCCGGCAGGGCACGGTTGAGCACCGGGGCGGGGCTGGCGGTGTTCTTCAGGCTGGCATAGCCGCCGGAAACCGAGGTGCCGCTCAGGTTTGTGGAGGGCTCGGCGCTGCCGATGACCCGTGCGGCCCGTTTGGCAGCGGAATCCTCAGGGTAGCGGGCCGCCAGAAGGGCGACCTCACCGGTGACGGCCGGAGCGGCCATGGAGGTGCCGGAGCTGTCCGCGTAGGGCACGCTCTGGCTTCCGGCGCCGATGGCGTCCAGGTAAACAAGGGCGGGCAGGGTGACGGGGTTTTCCGGGCTGGCCATGTCAAGGACATTGACCTCAACCTGAATTGTAAAGTTTGCCCAGTCGGTGTTTTCAGGCAGAATAAAGGTGTTGTCGGTCCAGAGGCCGGCCATGTCCTGGGCCAGGGGCTGGTCGGGCTGCGCCGCGTTGTACAGGGGCACGAACTCGCCAGTGGTGCTCTGAACAGAGGCGCTGACAGCCAGGATCACCGCGTCCGGCGAATGGCCTGCCGGAATATCGGTAAAGGCCGGGACGGACAGGTAAGCCGGCTTCTGGCCAAGGCCTGAAAGGTCCTCAGGCTCACTTTTGATACCGGCCACGTCGAGGGTTTTATCGCCCACGGCCACGGTGGTGGTCCCCAGCCTGAGGCTGGACACCCCATCCCGGGCATAGCTGTCCCGCACGACCTCGGTGGTCTGGTCCGGGTAGAGCGGCTCAAAGTGGAAGCTTGGGGTCTCCTGGACCTCAAAGCCGTTGTAGAGGGCGTTGTCGTCTGCCAGGCGGGTTTTATAGCGCGCCATGGACATGGGGTAGGTGGACAGAATGTTGACGCCCGGGGCGGCGATGTCGGTGCTTCGGGCCCCGTAGTTGCTGAAATAGGCCATTTTGCCGCGGTTGTCCAGGGCATTGACGGCAATGACGTAGGGGTTGCTCTTAAGCCCCCAGACGGTGGTGCTGTTTTCATCGCAGTTGGTGGTCTCGTTGCCTGAGGCGAACACGCTCACCACGCCCAGCTCGCCCAGGGCCGTGATGGCCTCGTTGAGGGCGATGCCGCTGTACTGGCCGCCCCAGGAGTTATTGACCGCAGCCACCTTGACCCCGGCCCGGCAGGCGGACTGGATATAGCCAAAGCCCTTCAGGATACTGGCCGAGGAAAAAGCCCCGGCGTCGTTGCCGGATTTCACGGCCATCAGCCGTGTTTTGGCCGACGCGCCGCTGGTACCGTGGCCGTTCCAGCCCGCGGCGATGATCCCGGCGCAGTGGGTGCCGTGGCTCATGTCGTCCATGGGGTCGGTCTCATCGTAGGGATCGCCCGCGGTGTTGGTGCCTGCGGCGTTGTAGCCGTAGGTTCCGCCGCCGATGTCCATGCCCGCCGGCCTTGTCCACATGCTGGCGGCCAGATCGGGATGGGTATAGTCGATTCCGGTGTCCAGCACCGCGACGACGGTTTCTGCGCCGCTGGCTTCCGGGGTCTCATTCCAGCCCTCAATGCCCATATCCATGCCCGCGGCGCCGCCCAGGGTACCGGTGTTTTTATAAGCCCACTGGTAGGGGGTCATATCCAGGTACTCCTCGATGGCCGTGGCCGCCGGAGCTTCGGACACGCTGAACGAATAGTTTGGCTCGGCGTAGAGCACCGTGCCGCTGCTTTCCAGCGCGTCGATCAGCGCGTTGGTGGAAAGCGTTTCGGACCGCACCAGGGCAATGGCGGCGCCTGCCGCTGAGGCCTGGTAATCTCTGCTGTCAGCGTTTTCAGCTTTGGGCGTGGTATTCAGGTCCATGAGCAGGTCCATATCCGAGAGCAGCGGCGACGCCATATCGCGGCGCAGGCTTTCCGGCTTCAGGCAGACAATGGCCTCTCCCTCGGCATAGTCTGCCGGGGCCTGTCCCTGGGCGCTGACGGGCGGCATGGCGCCCAAAAGCAGCAGGGCTGTGAGTAAGCAGGATATCAGTTTTTTCATTTTCGTCTCCTTGTATCCATCAGAAATTTTAATCATTATATCATGCCGTAATATTTTTTTCAATTATAATATAAAAAAAGCAGGAGGTGAAAATTCGCTCCTGCTTTTATTAGTGTGTTTACTGATACAGTTGACAGCGGTTTTTTCCCTTTGCCTTGGCCTCATAGAGGGCCACGTCGGCGTTTTTATAGAGGGTGTAGAAATCCTGTCCGGCTTCGGGGCACAGGGCCACGCCGATGCTGGCGGAAACCGGCACGGTTTTGTCGCCGTCCTGGTGCTGAAACCGGAGGGCAGACACCAGCGCCTCGGCCTTTTTCCGGACCATGCTGCCCGTGGCGGCCGGAATAAAGACCAGGAACTCGTCGCCGCCGATGCGCCCGACCACGTCGCCGGGGCGGAACTGGGCTTTCAGGGCCTCGGCGAAGCGGGAGATCACCACGTCGCCGATGGCGTGGCCAAAGGTATCGTTGACCTGCTTGAAGTCGTCAATATCCACAATGAAGAGGGCACCGGCGGCGTCCGGGTGCCCGGTCAGCCACTGGCTGACCTGCTCCTGGGCCGCGACCTTATTATAGAGGCCGGTGAGGGCGTCGCGCTTCATCTTGTCGGACATGTATTTTTCGTGCTGCTTTTCGTCGTCGATGTTCTGCCGGTACACAAACATGCGCACAGACTGGTCTTCCTCCCAAAGGAAAATCTGGGCGGTGATGCGCATCCAGTAATAGCTTTTTCCGCCGTCCTTGGTGATCATGAGCTCATAACGCAGCTTTTCGAGGCCGTCATGGTAGGCTCTCAGCACCTGCTCGGGCCCGAAGGTGGACAGGTAGCCCTCGCGGTATTCGGCCTTGATCTGCTTTTCGGCAATGATGGTGAGGGCTGTGGCGTAGGAGGCGGTATCCCTCGGGACGCCCAGGCTCTCAAAGTAATCCTGGGTGGCGTCGCTGGCGGCGCGGTCATGGGTGATGTCGATCTCGTAGATGTTTTCGTAGATTTTCTGGGTTTCCTCTTTAAAGATGGCGGTGTGCTTCTTTTCCCGCTCCAGGGTCAGGCTGACGATCCGGGCGTTGTAGCGGCGGATGATGCGGGTGGTGAGGAGGAGCACCAGGCCGATGACCAGCAGCACCACCAGCATGCCGACCACCAGCTGGAGACGCATCTGGGACCGGAGCGGGGTGATGTTATTGTCGATGATGAGGGTCCAGTTCATGTTGGGAATGTAGCGGGAGACAATGTATCCCTCCCGCGTGGGCGAATTGTACCAGAAATTCCGTTCGCTCTGGCTGTCCAGGGCGAGGTCGTCCCGCAGGCCGCCGTAGCCGTCCTGGGAAAACAGGTTGACGGCCTCGTAGCCGGTCTGGTCGGTCGAGAGCTGGATGGTGCCGGCGGAATCGACCAGAAAGGCCTTGACGGCGTAGTCGTTCTCGTATTCTCCAAAGATTGCCTGTAAATAGTTGACCTTGAAGCCAACGCCCACCACGCCCATGACCTGGCCGTCCGCGTCCTTGATCTTGCCGTTGATAAACACCGTGACCTCGTTCTGGGCGGCCTCGTCGTTATCGACGTTGGGGGAGCAGTCGTCCGGTCCGTTTAAAAAGCTGTAGTACCAGACGTTTTCCGGATTGTCCGGGGCCAGGGTCCGGTCGACGCCGTCGAAGTGGTAGTAATGGTTGGTCTTGGTTGAGACCAGAAAGACCGAGTCGTACTGGTAGGTCTGCTGGTAGGCGCTCAGGTAGTCGCGCATGGTCTGCACAAAGGCATCGTCGCCGGTCTTTTCGGTTTCCTGAGCCAGAAAGTCCTTGAGCAGGCTGTCGTTGGCCATGGTCAGGGAGATATTGATGGGCTTGGCGAAAATCGAGTCGATGTTGTGGTAGATGCCCTCAGAGGTCAGCGATGAGATCTGCTCCACGTCTTTTTTGAAAATGCCGTTGTTGGAGCGGTAGCTCACAACCGCGACGGCGATAAAGCCCAGGATGATGATGACGCAGATAAAGCAGTTTGTTTTGAGTAAGGTATCTTTTTTCATAGTATAGCTCTTTTCTGAAAATCGGATGCTGTCTAGGTGCAGAACACCATGCCGTCCCGTCCCCGGTGTTTGGCCTCGTACAGAGCGCTGTCGGCCTTTTCGTATAAGGTCTGAAAGCTTTGGCCGTGAACGGGGAAAAAGGCGACGCCCATGCTCACGGTGAGCTCAAGCCCGGGCCCGTGCAGGCCGCGGATGCGTTCTCTGAAAATATTCAGGCGTTCCTGGATGATGGCAGGGTCTGAAAGCCCCCGCATAAAGATCATGAATTCGTCCCCGCCCAGGCGGCCGGAAAAGTCGTTGCTGCGCAGGGTCTCGGACAGGGCCTGTGCTACCTGCTGCAGCACCGTATCCCCGAAGCGGTGGCCGCAGGTGTCGTTGAGCTCCTTGAAGTGGTCGATGTCGAGAATGATGAGGGCGTGGCTGGCGGCCGTGCCGCGCCGCAGCACCCGGCTCAGGCGTTTGATCATGGCCGCCCGGTTGTAAAGCCCGGTGAGCGGATCGGTCTGGGAGAGCTTGCGCAGCTCCAGGGCCCGCCGCTTGGCGCTGTCAATGTCCTGGATCAGGGCGAAGAGGCGGATGGTGCCCTC
Encoded proteins:
- a CDS encoding S8 family serine peptidase — encoded protein: MKKLISCLLTALLLLGAMPPVSAQGQAPADYAEGEAIVCLKPESLRRDMASPLLSDMDLLMDLNTTPKAENADSRDYQASAAGAAIALVRSETLSTNALIDALESSGTVLYAEPNYSFSVSEAPAATAIEEYLDMTPYQWAYKNTGTLGGAAGMDMGIEGWNETPEASGAETVVAVLDTGIDYTHPDLAASMWTRPAGMDIGGGTYGYNAAGTNTAGDPYDETDPMDDMSHGTHCAGIIAAGWNGHGTSGASAKTRLMAVKSGNDAGAFSSASILKGFGYIQSACRAGVKVAAVNNSWGGQYSGIALNEAITALGELGVVSVFASGNETTNCDENSTTVWGLKSNPYVIAVNALDNRGKMAYFSNYGARSTDIAAPGVNILSTYPMSMARYKTRLADDNALYNGFEVQETPSFHFEPLYPDQTTEVVRDSYARDGVSSLRLGTTTVAVGDKTLDVAGIKSEPEDLSGLGQKPAYLSVPAFTDIPAGHSPDAVILAVSASVQSTTGEFVPLYNAAQPDQPLAQDMAGLWTDNTFILPENTDWANFTIQVEVNVLDMASPENPVTLPALVYLDAIGAGSQSVPYADSSGTSMAAPAVTGEVALLAARYPEDSAAKRAARVIGSAEPSTNLSGTSVSGGYASLKNTASPAPVLNRALPGESENELVIDGYFFGSQPGTVTIENTPVTAEDILEWRDTLLRIRLPQGFAGGEKAVTVTQAHAAGGLSGHQVFELFDSGLFYENSLPLPDVKDQHDFYTMTGQSLTALNGKLYYLGVTSDSQQNLVWRYDLQSKTWEKLSTQNSGAFILSDSTCTWNGKLVTTALRSDNNHFCLALYTPETNRWELFEHDALNPLLSPVIACSGDTLVLAGGMDFSSLTDTLPASTVSALRSPAAQSPEALIQRVNETIGGTSVDAAGIDFDKLFTRNIYSIRPDKGQFKKTGTLESGRAFGKAAYSEDGTVYLTGGFTWDKTAQNMVTNTTLEALNNGAATVLRQDIMPPAGTDKPVYTAGTVKDGVLLAGAQGKVDQKLYDTWKLSFSGTQGFIPAPKRMAGDLVLELAGTAYNGQFYVLGSSPTTQNEMIFRSTAVETIPQAGENPIPTDNPAPDSPTPEAPAPSNAGTGILSSQGPAAACAILLALLLSAALIQKKRAR
- the argF gene encoding ornithine carbamoyltransferase, translated to MGINLKGRNFLTLKDFTPEEINFLLDYAAALKKKKKEGRAGRLLAGKNIVLLFEKTSTRTRCAFEVAGFDEGACVTFLTNSQMGKKESIEDTAKVLGRFYDGIEFRGFKQETVEALAEFSGVPVWNGLTDTYHPTQILADMLTIQENFGGLAGRRLVYVGDARNNMGNSLMIGCAKLGMHFVAVAPKVLFPEEALVEEMRAICEETGGSITLTDDIQEGVKGADAIYTDVWVSMGEEDQMAERIELLKPYQVNAEMMKATGNPDAIFLHCLPSFHDLNTDVAKDVHERFGLTEQEVTDEVFRSPASKVFDEAENRMHTIKAVMCATLATNQVDADGKPIVD
- a CDS encoding sensor domain-containing diguanylate cyclase, which encodes MKKDTLLKTNCFICVIIILGFIAVAVVSYRSNNGIFKKDVEQISSLTSEGIYHNIDSIFAKPINISLTMANDSLLKDFLAQETEKTGDDAFVQTMRDYLSAYQQTYQYDSVFLVSTKTNHYYHFDGVDRTLAPDNPENVWYYSFLNGPDDCSPNVDNDEAAQNEVTVFINGKIKDADGQVMGVVGVGFKVNYLQAIFGEYENDYAVKAFLVDSAGTIQLSTDQTGYEAVNLFSQDGYGGLRDDLALDSQSERNFWYNSPTREGYIVSRYIPNMNWTLIIDNNITPLRSQMRLQLVVGMLVVLLVIGLVLLLTTRIIRRYNARIVSLTLEREKKHTAIFKEETQKIYENIYEIDITHDRAASDATQDYFESLGVPRDTASYATALTIIAEKQIKAEYREGYLSTFGPEQVLRAYHDGLEKLRYELMITKDGGKSYYWMRITAQIFLWEEDQSVRMFVYRQNIDDEKQHEKYMSDKMKRDALTGLYNKVAAQEQVSQWLTGHPDAAGALFIVDIDDFKQVNDTFGHAIGDVVISRFAEALKAQFRPGDVVGRIGGDEFLVFIPAATGSMVRKKAEALVSALRFQHQDGDKTVPVSASIGVALCPEAGQDFYTLYKNADVALYEAKAKGKNRCQLYQ
- a CDS encoding phosphomannomutase/phosphoglucomutase, giving the protein MEIQNITKLQNGSDIRGIAMEGVEDEHITLTQDMAMKIAYSFSKWLKARTGKDSLSVAVGRDSRLTGPNLAQAVCLGLVSDGGHVYDCGIATTPAMFMTTLDPEMDCDGAVMITASHLPFNRNGIKLFTRDGGLNKEDIAEILEQAETIVTEFAVGGRREDYAFIPKYAANIVQIIREATREETPLSGARIIVDAGNGAGGFFAEGVLAPLGADTRGSQFLEPDGHFPNHIPNPEDPDAIDAIRKAVVDNQADMGIIFDTDVDRSAVIDEKGDAINRNGFIAFIASMLLEQYPGSTIVTDSVTSTGLTEYIEGLGGHHHRFKRGYKNVINEAVRLNEHGVETHLAMETSGHGAIRENYFLDDGAYLVTMALIKFAQLHKAGKPLSVFLKDLKEPAEAKEYRFKIGAEDFKAYGQEVLDGFRQFAEDQPGWSIVEPNFEGIRVNCGQDAGNGWCLMRMSLHDPIIPLNIESDEVGGCEKIKAAIDTFLKDYTELK